The window TAGCCAAGTGGATATCAAGGTGATGAAATGCTTTGGCATTCCTGGCATCCCAAATCTTccataggatgagcattaagcattgtTTATTAGGCTGGCTTTCCAACCAGCGAGGTCTTTGCAACAGCTTTGCAAAATAGGCAGAAAAGCATCAGAGGGTAGTCGAGTGGGTGAGAGTTGTAGTCCGATGTAGATGTGGGGGAAGGAGGAGATTGGGCAAAGTAGCGATTCCACACTAGTTGTTGACGTAAATTCATCGGCACAAAAGTGGTTTTAGATAAGTTAATGGAAAGACCATTGGCTCGGACGAAATCTTGCAAGATGTTTTTGAGAGCGGTTGCAGCGGCAGCAGTTGCCTTGGCAGTGACGAGGGTATCATCAACGTATTGCATGGTGGTTGGTGGTAGGTGTGTAAAGATCGGATGGTGAAGTAGGTGGGAATTCTGGCAGATGAGTTGCTGTAGTAAGTCTGCCACTATGATAAAGAGACAAGGGGAAAGTGGGTGTCCTAGGCGCAAACCATTTTTGTAGTTGATCCAGTCTCCCGGAACACCATTAAGCATTATTGCGGTTTTACGAGCGGATAGGATATGGATCCAAGAGTAACATTGTTTTGACATTCCTCTTTGAAGGGGAATTTTGTTAGGGAGGACCACAATACTGATGAGGGGATTAGTGGTTTGAGCCTAGTTGTTAGAACCTTAGTGTCCGCTTTGATCCGACGATGCTGAAGAGAAATGGGCCTATATGAGTCGGGCATACCAGCGGAGTCTTTTTTGGCTAGAACAACGTGTGCTTGGTTCAAGCGTTTCGTCTGGCCTGCAAGTGAAAGAAGTTCGAGAGGAAGGGTAGGATGATTGGTTTTAGGAGAGACAAGAATTTCTGATAGTAGGCTGGTCCGAAACCATCAGGACGTGGGCTTGTTTGACGGTTCAATTGGAGAAAGGCCTCTTTAATTTCCGCTTTGGATAAAGGTGTAGCCATGGAGGAAAGTTGTGTGACATTGTATTTTGAGAGGCTGGAGAGATAAAAGGTCTAGGTTATGTCTCGCAAGCCCGATGATCTGGGTGAAAAAGGAGTTGCTTCTTGATCGTGTGAGGTATAGACATTGTTTTTTGAAGTCCTTTAGAGGCGGAGTCATGAATGAATTTGGTATTCTCACCGGCATCTATAGTGCCTCTTATTTTCAGGTGTAAGCGCCAATAGGCTGCTATTTCTTTAATTGTTTGTTGTAAAACAGCGATAATAACAATCCTAAGTTATGATTCGGGTGCGGAGAACGCCGGCGTTCATCTCTCAAATTGATAAACTGGTgttcattttttttgcaaaaaactacCCGGACAAAGGCCGGAGCCTGCTTAAGAGTCCTAGTTTTGAGGCCTGAGCAAGAGCTTTTTAAGGCTCGCACTAGATGTGTTGATGCGAACTGGGCCGGCCGGCTCTACGCAGGAGAGGCTCCACATTGCCGAATGATCTGGTGACAGAATGAAGGGCCCAACCGGGTTCAAATAGGATATGGCGGGAACAAGGACCGTTTGTGTTAATGTGGACGACAAGGGGCACATTATCTGAAATAATTTGTGTTGAGAATAGAGTAATATTCGGCAATTTGTCATTCTAGGCAAAATTAAAGAAGACCCGATCCAGGCACTCAAGGGTGGACATTGATTTAGCATTTGTTCGGGCCAAGCGACGGTCAAGCAGTGGTAATTCTAGCAATGATAATAGGTCAATGGTGTCCTTGAAAGAGTTGGCCTTTGATTGTTGGAATGATTGCTTGTTCTTTTTGGAGGAAAAATGTAGGGAGATCGAAGTCACCGATAATGAGCCAGGGGATGTGATCCTCTTGTTTGATGGTTTGTAGTTTATTGAGGAAGTCTAGCTTTAAGGAGTGATTGGAAGGAGCATAGACATTGGTGATTGCAATAGGAGCAGGGTGAGCCTTGGTGGAGAggttgatggttgtggagaaggtgTAGTTTTGTTGATTGGTAATGTTAAAGAATCTGGAGTTAGCCGTCGAGATGGCCCCACCTGTAGTGCCCAATGTTGTCAAGAGAACGTGGTATTCTATAGTCCGTGGGATGGACTGGAATTTGAACTCATCGACCGAAGCTAATTTTGTTTTCTTGAACCAAAGCGAGATGTGGGTTTAAGTTGATGGGTTCAGAGAGGACGTTGATGCATTTTTGTGGGTCGCCCAGCCGTCTGACATTCCAAGAGCAGATTGACAGTGTGGTTTGATCGGTACTAAACTTCTACGGCACTGATAGAACATGGCTAAAAGTAAACCGGTATAGTGCTTAGCTTAGATTCGAGAACATAGCATCGGTTCAATACAAGGGCAGCACAAACGCTGAGATTTTGCAAACACACTTTTCACAGTGACAAGATTGCCTAATAGTAGTAGTAGGACGCCCGAGATAAACTAAAACATAGCTTAGCAAAAGATAGGCTGACGTCACTTCAGCGTGTGGCAGCAGCAGAATGTGGTTGTCGCCGAACTATATGCACAGTAATGTTGAATGTAACATTAAGCAAGTAACAAAAGGTCAACCCATGTTCTTCTGTTTAGATCATTTTAAATGGAAAGGTTCTTGTGTTTATATTTGTCTTGCACACGTTTCTATGTAAAGTTTAGATAGATTGTTAGTATTTTGCAGTAACGGAATAAGCACCTAATGCATCTTTCCTATACAAATAATGGAGCTCCAGAATTATCCATGGAAGCAGCATGAATGGAAAAGTTGACTAAATTCTTCTTGTTAAATGCTTACAGTGCTATAATTTGTAACAAGAGACAGGAGATATCTACTACAAAATGGCGGTTCAGTATTCCACGTTCATTCACCATTATTACTGGTCTTCTCCGAGTTTAGATTTATATTAAAATTAATGCAATGGATAAGCTACCTTTATCTTGTAAATGGAATTGTATTAGGCTGTAACACCTTTTATTTAGATCAGTGGTACATATAGTAACCAATTTAATGTAACGCACCCTTCCTAAAATTACTAACCACAAATGAGTACTTAGTACATTGTTAGTTTGAAATGCTAGGAACCATAAAACATAGGCATTTCTGTTGTTAAAATTTATAAAGCATTTTTGTAATACTTAAATTTAAAATGAATGCTGACACTATAGATATCTGTTTTATCTCGTTCCAGACAAACCCCATCTTGGCGATGATTTTCACGTGTGTTTCGCTTGGATTAGCATATTCTGTTGAAACTTTGTACCCACAAAAGACTTTAGCGTATAAATCATATGTACCCATGCTTAAGATGGGAAGAGTGTGGTCCAAGGTAGTGAAGATACATGTCTAGGCTCTAGGGTAAGAAAGACACTTGAAAGGAAACATCAGAAAATGCATGCCTTTAGCAGCTAAGATAGCAAAGTTGAGaagaaacaaaaggaaaaaagGCCGACTCTAAGGTGCTTGACGTGGTTGTAACTATTTGGTGTGTTCTCGGTGAAACTGATTAGTTGGCAGTGGAAAATTTGTATTTGCTTCCAGTGACTGACTTTATAGTAAAATCTAACTTGTCGGGGTCCCTGGTTTGCTGTCCATGTTCAGATTGTTTATGTGACCTCAGCTCTATCTTTTATTGCTTGAGACGTTGAGATTATTAATTTTATATTCTGATATTTACCTGTTTTTGCTAGTTTCGTTAATACATCATTCTAATGTTTCCATAAAGTAGGTAACGGTAATCTTCAATTGAGTAGGACATCATTATCTTAGTTCGGATGCAGTTTGGAACAGAAGTTAGACTGCTGTAATCTTTGTCTGACCAATGATGTTTTGCACCAATGTGCATATTTCATATAGGTGCAAAATGCTCTGTTTGGATGAACTCTGTTGGCCAACCGAGTTTCAGAATACATCGGTCAATGAAGAAAAAAATTGTACTCCTATAGCATAACTATCAGTCTGTTGGATAAAATGAATTCGGTTTTTCCACATCATGGAGCATTTATATTTTCTTTTACCTTATCATGATTGTTTTATTACCCAAGAAACTCCAGACTTCCAAACTCAATACTgtgattttgttgttgttcagatgtGAGACATACTATAGGGGATTATCAAATTTCTTGCTGTCATTTTTACTTCTTTTGTGTTTTGGTTGTGGCACCTCTCCCGGTGTGCTCAGGGATTTATATACTCCGTAGATGTTGTTGCAGCACGACAACTGAAATTTATGATCTTCCTGCTGCCTTGCAGAAACTGGTATGAGTGTGCCTCGATAATGAAAGAGGTTGGGACAGACGCAGCGGACTTTTCAAGAAATTTATTCCCTTCAATAATGTGTTTTGCTTGTTGGCATTCTTTCGCACATTAATATGCTATGTACTGCTCAGAAGCAATTACTATGTGCACTTCATATCAGCTCGAGCCTTAACTGAACGGAGTTATACTTGTTAACGATCTAGTTATGGGAAGAACTGCTGCTCTAGTTTGTCCTTTTAATTGAGGATCACCTAATCTTTTACCATACTCAAAATTATTGTATATAACCCAGCCCTTATTCTATCCTATGGAACATATCTATTTTATTTCACAAACCAAATAAAGGAGCTAGGGTTAAATGGTTCATTAAATAACAGATTGACAAAATCAATAGAAGCGCCATGCTATTGGCGGATATGTCCACAAGAGATGTAAAGTGAAATCCATTCCTTTATTGATGATTGTCATAGATTATATACATGTTGAGGAGACGCCTCTAGGAGGCGTCGGTTTGTAGGGACGCGATCGGGAAGTAAACGCCATGCGGTTGAGCGGAACTGCATGTGGGGAACGGGGATTCCCCTAATTAATTGCATGGATTAATTAGTCTTAACACTCCCTTAATCACCGCTTCACCTTATGAGTGaccatcatcttgataagctcctcCAAGAAAACCTGTGAGGAAAAATATGAGGAGATATGTGTTTGATATGTGCTAAAACTCCTGCAAACCTAGTGGAAAAAATATGGAaaaaatgatgcaacatataatgattattgtCTCTGTTAAGATTAATTAATATAGTAATTAAGGGATTAATCCCTGCTTGTATTAACCGTTGACGGTTACTTCTCCAACCGTTGCGTCGTTTCTGTCTGAACCAACACCCCCTTTGTAAACGCTTGTTTCAGGGCTATATATAGCACTTCATCTAATGAAAAGAGATAGTTCGATCATTTGTTCTGTCGATCTCAAACACGTTATCAGCACGCTCTCTGGCAGAGCGATTTCATCACGACTACTCCGCGGCAATGAGGTGTTCCCGGCGGAAGGCGGCGCCCACGCGCGGCACGTGGCCTGGGATGTGGCGCTTCCCACCATATCGCGTCCGGCGGTGTGCGTCTTTCGACCTACTGTTCCGGAGCGATTCTTCACAGGTCAGGGCAGAATGAGAAGGAACAGAGGCTGTGGATCTCCATCGATTCAAGAATTGAAGGCCTCAACAACGAACAGCAAGGGATTCCCATCAATTCAGTGATGCAAAAAGGAAAAAGGTACCATGCGTTCTTCAATTCCTCTTGCACCGGATCGAGCGGCAACTGCTGCTGTTTTTCGTCAACTTCCCTAGCGGTGCCCCAACCATGCGCCTTGGCTGCTCCTTCACGGGACAGAACGGCCACTGCGCCGCAGGGCGTGGCCACCGCGCTGCGTCCGCCCGCGCCGTTGGATGCAGTCACTGCGTCGCGCTCGCCCGTGTGGAGCGCCCGCGCCGGTCCGCGTCGCGTCGCGCCCCGCGCCCGGCTGCCGCCCGCATTGCGCCATGCGCCGCGCTCCAGTCGCTCTGGCACATGGAGCCCAGAGGCACTCGGGCTCTTGAATGGCGCCTCCAACGGCGTCGCCCCTACTCCGAGGACGGGCGGGGCGGGAGATCCTCTTGCCGCCGGTGGTGCGGCCGACCGGCCGTGGGCGTCTTCGCCTGTGCCCAATCGGGCCGGCACGCCCTCCACGGAGTTCTCTGGCGCAGCCTTCTCCGGCCTCCAACGCGAGGCTCGGCGGCACTCCGCCCGGGTCGTGGTCTCTCCACGAGTTGCCGGAGAAACGGCCGACCGGCCATGGCAGTCGCCGCCCGCGTCGGTAGTGGGGATTGGGGATGGATGCTGGCTGGGGATCGCTATCCCTGGCCGCTTGCTGCTTATCCAATCGGCTGACAAGGCCGGCCCGAGGCTGGCTTCCCCAGCGTGGCCCACCCATTTGCATAAGGTTGGGCCACCGCTTTTCAGCcctttttctgttgagttttaacATTCCAGAAAATATATGGTCATTATGTGGCATGTTCAATATGTTTGCTATTCAGCAATCTCTATAACATGTCTCATTACTATAATGACAATGTTTTGCGATCGAGATTA is drawn from Triticum dicoccoides isolate Atlit2015 ecotype Zavitan chromosome 6B, WEW_v2.0, whole genome shotgun sequence and contains these coding sequences:
- the LOC119321132 gene encoding uncharacterized protein LOC119321132 produces the protein MVTSAAPPPLMHDRGLRQARTCAWLLSRRVRAGSRRNRAVAFENQADGRDLVRKNIRGAWTRAPLAMLTKEKGLKSGGPTLCKWVGHAGEASLGPALSADWISSKRPGIAIPSQHPSPIPTTDAGGDCHGRSAVSPATRGETTTRAECRRASRWRPEKAAPENSVEGVPARLGTGEDAHGRSAAPPAARGSPAPPVLGVGATPLEAPFKSPSASGLHVPERLERGAWRNAGGSRARGATRRGPARALHTGERDAVTASNGAGGRSAVATPCGAVAVLSREGAAKAHGWGTAREVDEKQQQLPLDPVQEELKNAWFSWRSLSR